The Haloferax sp. Atlit-12N genome window below encodes:
- a CDS encoding RNA-guided endonuclease TnpB family protein translates to MTGIIRTVKVKLDVPTERCDDLHQTKDQFLHCANRAADWAWRYPHDYCVTSYLEAHDALYHPLREETELVVNLVQKGIRRGIEATKAGVERLKNGDKTSQPHFKAWSILYDKRSATFHRDRVSLATVNGRVECDYVIPREPDSTPIGNYLLNKEFEFRMATLQYDKSTESFYLHARMMQAIDESDSSTPQSTDAKHQTVLGVDLNVDGSLAVTSTGAFIGNADEMNHRRREFEKTRGSMQQSGTRSAHLAIQSISNREHRWMQDQLHRASNLILEEAVTHGCTHIAFENLTDIRTRMGGVKRFHAWAFRRLYQYVAFKTEVLNVGIRQVNPAYTSQRCSKCGFTHKSNRQSKHRFVCQKCEYELNADYNASKNIARKLVKQLHSGQTTSSGGAPSQCALASGTLNLNGDFNASSVSEEEGESTDKPMK, encoded by the coding sequence GTGACGGGGATAATTCGCACCGTGAAAGTGAAGCTCGACGTGCCTACTGAGCGGTGCGATGATCTCCATCAAACCAAAGACCAATTTCTTCACTGTGCTAACAGAGCAGCTGACTGGGCGTGGAGATATCCTCACGACTACTGCGTGACTTCGTATCTGGAAGCACATGATGCGCTCTATCACCCACTCCGTGAGGAAACAGAGCTCGTCGTAAACCTCGTCCAGAAAGGAATCCGACGCGGTATTGAGGCTACCAAAGCCGGAGTCGAACGACTCAAGAATGGCGACAAGACGAGTCAACCACACTTCAAGGCGTGGAGCATTCTTTACGACAAGCGTTCTGCGACGTTCCACCGAGACCGCGTTTCGCTTGCCACAGTTAACGGCCGGGTTGAGTGTGACTATGTAATTCCGAGAGAACCTGATAGCACACCGATTGGGAACTACCTCTTGAACAAAGAGTTCGAGTTTCGCATGGCTACGTTGCAGTACGACAAGTCCACAGAGTCGTTCTACCTTCACGCGAGAATGATGCAGGCTATTGATGAAAGTGACTCCAGCACACCACAGTCTACCGATGCCAAGCACCAAACAGTCCTTGGCGTTGATTTGAACGTAGACGGTTCTCTCGCTGTAACCTCAACAGGTGCGTTCATCGGGAACGCTGATGAGATGAACCACCGTCGTCGTGAGTTTGAAAAGACTCGTGGCTCAATGCAGCAGTCTGGAACGCGGTCGGCGCATCTGGCGATTCAGTCGATAAGTAACCGCGAACACCGCTGGATGCAAGACCAACTGCACCGCGCCTCGAATCTGATTCTCGAAGAAGCCGTCACTCACGGCTGCACGCACATCGCATTTGAGAATCTAACAGATATTCGGACGCGAATGGGCGGCGTGAAGCGGTTTCATGCATGGGCGTTCCGTCGCCTGTACCAGTATGTTGCGTTCAAAACAGAGGTTCTGAATGTCGGAATTCGACAGGTCAACCCAGCATACACGAGTCAACGCTGTTCAAAGTGTGGATTCACACACAAGTCGAATCGGCAATCGAAACACCGGTTCGTGTGTCAGAAGTGTGAGTACGAACTGAATGCGGATTACAACGCGAGCAAGAATATCGCTCGCAAACTCGTGAAACAACTCCACTCGGGGCAAACGACTTCGAGTGGAGGCGCACCCAGTCAGTGTGCGCTTGCGTCAGGGACGCTGAACCTGAACGGTGATTTCAACGCCAGCTCCGTCTCGGAGGAAGAAGGGGAGTCCACTGACAAGCCTATGAAGTGA
- a CDS encoding helix-turn-helix domain-containing protein — MRYEWLDERVDELIERYEAGQSLREIADVFDVSAPTIHRRLQDHDVAMRNGGPAYTQLANRREELVEAYERRSSLQSLADQYDTSPVAIRFHLEKAGADPISLPKTTDHGLSPSQVSVIQGELLGDGCLHSRYDGSCFFQLSTTTEEHARRLITKLPDGFFPKSQPNSITRLNQFTDEDYTSWVVSSRPQPLLQRMYEEWYEVRDEKNNRKIVPKDYHLDKTALLHWYWGDGNCSIRDSGAPRVSFATHGFPESCVEHLQSEVDRLGYDNYAVRQKGIEDGSGLYIRLRDYDARTFLDDLRRSNTLMAYDYKFPVPVKGDE, encoded by the coding sequence ATGCGGTACGAATGGCTCGACGAGCGAGTTGACGAACTCATTGAGCGCTATGAAGCGGGACAGTCGCTCCGTGAGATTGCGGACGTGTTCGATGTCTCTGCACCGACGATTCACCGCCGTCTACAGGACCACGATGTCGCAATGCGAAATGGTGGTCCGGCGTACACGCAGTTGGCGAACCGAAGAGAGGAACTGGTCGAAGCGTACGAACGTCGGAGTTCCCTCCAGTCGCTTGCGGACCAGTACGACACGTCCCCGGTCGCAATTCGGTTCCATCTTGAAAAGGCGGGTGCCGACCCCATCTCGCTCCCGAAGACGACTGACCACGGACTGAGTCCATCTCAGGTATCGGTAATCCAAGGCGAACTACTTGGAGATGGGTGCTTACACTCCCGATACGATGGGTCGTGTTTCTTCCAACTCTCGACGACGACGGAAGAACACGCACGTCGGCTGATAACAAAACTTCCCGATGGATTCTTCCCGAAGTCACAGCCGAACTCGATCACCCGATTGAACCAGTTCACAGACGAAGATTACACGTCCTGGGTAGTCTCGTCACGACCGCAGCCCCTCCTCCAGCGAATGTACGAGGAGTGGTACGAAGTCAGGGACGAGAAGAACAACCGCAAAATCGTCCCGAAGGACTACCATCTCGACAAGACTGCACTCCTGCATTGGTACTGGGGTGATGGGAACTGCTCAATCCGAGATAGCGGTGCGCCGCGCGTTTCCTTTGCGACCCACGGCTTTCCCGAGTCGTGCGTCGAACACTTGCAGTCAGAGGTCGATAGATTGGGGTACGACAACTACGCAGTCAGACAGAAGGGCATCGAGGACGGGTCTGGTTTGTACATTCGGCTTCGTGACTACGATGCACGGACGTTCCTCGACGACTTGCGGCGTTCGAATACGCTCATGGCGTACGACTACAAATTCCCGGTTCCTGTGAAGGGTGACGAATGA
- a CDS encoding sulfatase codes for MSENIVLVVMDTARASDTRFVRKNTPGSTLETLANEGSDFTHAYANAPWTLPSHTSMFTGTYTSKHGTHAGHKRYDGKFPTVAELLSESGYDTIGITNNAWVTDEFGLASGFDEFYKVWQYIQSDTDFGEIKLTSNGTELIKKGLSELFSKDILANLANGIYGQFFYRRNDYGAQRTNALVQKHLEGRHSDNPFFLFINYLEPHLDYQPPKEFTEQFLPPDTSYEEAMEVPQEPWEFVAGSTDISEDEFELLQALYRAEIAYLDEQIGELIQTLKSTGEWEDTVFIVVGDHGENIGDHGLMDHQYSVHDTLLHVPLIIHGGEFNGTDSTDQLVQTLDLFPTMLEIAGVSTPEHIQGEAITPERTDEEREYVYAEYLSPQPTVERLSEQTGVDQKKLESYDKELKSIQSSRYKLIRDSTGDIQLFDLQESPTEQTDISQSDIETSEKLEEALDKWLDSFEEASVNDSVEMSQSTKQKLEDLGYLQ; via the coding sequence ATGAGTGAGAATATTGTTCTCGTCGTAATGGATACGGCCCGTGCATCCGACACGCGATTCGTTCGAAAGAATACACCCGGGTCAACGTTAGAAACGCTTGCGAACGAGGGTTCAGATTTCACACACGCATACGCGAACGCTCCTTGGACGCTACCGTCCCATACCTCAATGTTTACTGGGACGTATACCTCAAAGCATGGTACTCACGCAGGTCACAAACGATACGATGGGAAGTTTCCAACTGTAGCAGAACTCCTCTCTGAGTCAGGATACGACACCATTGGAATAACAAACAATGCGTGGGTGACAGACGAGTTTGGATTAGCAAGCGGCTTTGATGAGTTCTACAAGGTCTGGCAATACATCCAGTCAGATACTGATTTCGGAGAAATCAAACTCACCTCAAATGGTACAGAGCTAATCAAGAAAGGACTCTCGGAACTGTTCAGCAAGGACATACTTGCTAATCTTGCGAATGGAATCTACGGACAGTTCTTCTATCGCCGGAACGACTACGGTGCACAGCGAACGAATGCACTTGTTCAAAAACACCTAGAGGGGAGGCACAGCGACAATCCCTTCTTCTTATTTATTAACTACTTAGAGCCACACCTGGACTATCAACCTCCGAAAGAGTTCACAGAGCAGTTCTTGCCTCCTGACACTTCGTACGAGGAGGCGATGGAGGTCCCACAAGAGCCGTGGGAGTTCGTGGCGGGCTCAACCGACATCTCTGAAGATGAATTTGAGCTTCTACAAGCACTCTACCGTGCAGAAATAGCGTATTTAGATGAGCAGATCGGTGAACTGATACAGACACTCAAATCAACTGGGGAGTGGGAAGATACAGTTTTCATTGTCGTAGGGGATCACGGTGAGAACATAGGAGATCACGGCCTGATGGATCATCAGTACTCTGTCCACGATACACTCCTTCACGTCCCCCTTATTATCCATGGAGGAGAGTTCAACGGAACAGATAGTACGGACCAGTTGGTTCAGACATTAGATCTGTTCCCGACGATGTTAGAGATTGCAGGAGTGAGTACACCGGAACACATCCAAGGGGAGGCAATTACTCCAGAACGGACTGATGAAGAACGAGAGTATGTCTACGCAGAGTATCTATCACCGCAACCGACAGTCGAGCGGTTGAGTGAACAGACAGGTGTTGATCAAAAGAAGTTGGAGAGTTATGACAAAGAATTGAAGTCAATACAGTCGAGTCGATACAAGCTGATTCGTGACTCAACCGGAGACATTCAACTATTCGACTTACAAGAATCCCCCACGGAACAGACGGACATCTCTCAGTCAGATATTGAAACTAGTGAGAAACTGGAAGAAGCACTAGACAAGTGGTTAGATTCGTTTGAGGAGGCATCTGTGAATGACTCAGTTGAGATGAGCCAGAGCACGAAGCAGAAACTCGAAGACCTAGGTTACCTACAATAA
- a CDS encoding glycosyltransferase family 4 protein — protein sequence MTTERETTHGASDSGDLTVLALNKRSWCHSKAGGSELNLEESLKRLAERGHDVHLLTGSDEGRNPVEEDDSVSIRRVGFDDRLPAPWDVVLSYLTVSLYFYVYSFRVSPDIVYTVNTPLPWLIVTRRPRVGIFHHIAIDSFFETHPFPQNLLGYVSQWVGVLRERGNPTVSVSPSTTRELVSRGHESQNVHEIRNGLDLGTYSPGETSPVPRVLYVGGLERYKGVDRIPEIHQSLTEIFDSTVHIDVAGRDGPVKEEIETYCAQVEFAHFHGFVSMEKKIDLLQSAWVFIAPSRVEGWGIAVLEANACGTPAVGSDVNGLRDSIRDGETGLLADGANSTKFAECVDELLSNEQKRESFEVEARSWAEQHSWEQTVDQLEELFESVSS from the coding sequence GTGACTACCGAACGAGAGACCACACACGGAGCCTCAGACTCCGGTGATCTCACAGTCTTAGCACTAAATAAGCGTAGCTGGTGCCATTCTAAGGCAGGTGGTTCTGAACTCAATCTTGAGGAGAGTCTAAAGCGCCTCGCAGAGAGAGGACATGACGTCCATCTACTAACTGGATCTGACGAGGGACGGAATCCGGTTGAAGAAGACGACTCAGTATCGATTCGTCGAGTAGGTTTTGACGATCGTCTTCCAGCCCCTTGGGACGTCGTCTTATCCTACCTTACAGTCAGTCTCTACTTCTATGTGTACTCGTTTCGTGTGTCACCAGACATCGTCTATACCGTGAATACGCCACTACCGTGGCTCATTGTAACCCGACGGCCTCGTGTTGGAATCTTCCATCATATTGCGATTGACTCCTTTTTCGAGACGCACCCCTTCCCACAGAACCTACTTGGCTACGTCTCTCAGTGGGTCGGTGTGCTTCGAGAACGAGGTAATCCAACGGTAAGCGTAAGCCCAAGTACAACCCGTGAATTAGTTTCGAGAGGACATGAGTCCCAGAACGTTCATGAGATCCGAAATGGATTAGACCTCGGGACGTACTCGCCCGGAGAGACATCACCAGTACCTCGTGTTCTGTATGTTGGTGGCCTCGAGCGCTACAAAGGAGTCGATAGAATCCCTGAGATCCACCAGTCTCTGACTGAGATTTTTGACTCGACTGTTCACATAGATGTTGCTGGACGTGATGGCCCAGTCAAAGAAGAGATTGAGACATACTGTGCTCAAGTCGAGTTCGCTCACTTCCACGGGTTTGTTTCGATGGAGAAAAAAATCGATCTCCTCCAGTCCGCATGGGTTTTCATTGCCCCAAGCAGAGTAGAGGGCTGGGGTATCGCGGTACTAGAAGCAAACGCCTGTGGGACCCCTGCCGTGGGAAGCGATGTTAACGGGCTTCGTGACTCAATTAGAGACGGTGAAACCGGGCTTCTTGCAGACGGAGCGAATTCAACTAAGTTTGCAGAATGCGTCGACGAGTTACTGTCGAACGAGCAGAAACGGGAGTCTTTCGAGGTAGAAGCCCGATCGTGGGCAGAACAGCACTCTTGGGAACAGACGGTAGACCAACTCGAAGAGTTGTTTGAGTCAGTCTCATCTTGA
- a CDS encoding glycosyltransferase family 4 protein has translation MKIALASHYFYPHIGGIESVVESQAERLAQRGHDVTVISTDIGGGTSTERRDGYTIQRYNAWNPAERLGIPYPIPTPFQFPGDIQRTLANTDILHVHGMNYLTTTKVLHAAPAEVPVVLHQHTPFVDYPIPARWVEKINDETVGKWNLSRADHVFCVSQDIERYVTQIDPRANTEVMVNGIDTERFHPREAETNQFGCNEDTPVFFTLSRMSQKKGVDTLLQAVKELDSKNADAHIAIAGDGPLREEVETVASEVHNLEVLGRVSDDALSSYYASADAFLFTSKSGEAFPTLTMIESYASGTPVVASELSENPLGIQDGKDSIFIPPGNPEELTKSIQKMASNPSRLASMGDCARETAEEYFSLRSRIDRLEDCYRSLSSR, from the coding sequence ATGAAAATAGCACTCGCATCTCATTACTTCTATCCACACATTGGCGGAATCGAATCTGTCGTTGAATCACAAGCTGAACGCTTGGCTCAGCGTGGACACGATGTGACGGTCATTAGTACAGACATTGGTGGTGGAACAAGCACCGAGCGAAGAGATGGATACACCATCCAGAGGTACAATGCCTGGAATCCAGCAGAGCGCCTAGGAATTCCGTATCCAATTCCAACCCCATTCCAATTCCCTGGAGATATCCAACGTACTCTCGCAAACACAGATATTCTCCACGTCCATGGAATGAACTACCTCACGACTACAAAAGTACTCCACGCCGCGCCAGCAGAGGTTCCGGTCGTTCTGCATCAACATACGCCGTTCGTAGATTACCCCATTCCTGCTCGCTGGGTAGAGAAAATCAATGACGAAACCGTGGGGAAATGGAATCTGTCTCGCGCAGACCACGTCTTTTGCGTGAGTCAAGATATCGAACGATACGTCACGCAGATCGACCCCCGCGCCAACACAGAGGTTATGGTGAATGGAATTGATACGGAGCGATTCCACCCCAGAGAGGCAGAGACGAACCAGTTTGGCTGTAATGAGGACACTCCGGTCTTCTTCACACTTTCTCGAATGTCGCAAAAGAAGGGAGTAGACACACTCTTGCAAGCAGTCAAAGAGTTGGATTCGAAAAACGCAGACGCACACATTGCAATTGCTGGAGATGGCCCGCTACGAGAAGAAGTTGAGACAGTAGCTAGTGAAGTACATAATCTGGAAGTCCTCGGCCGCGTTTCTGACGATGCTCTTTCCAGCTACTACGCAAGTGCTGACGCATTTCTCTTCACCTCTAAAAGCGGAGAAGCGTTCCCAACACTAACCATGATTGAATCATACGCATCTGGGACGCCAGTAGTTGCCTCAGAGCTGTCCGAGAACCCGCTCGGAATACAAGATGGGAAAGATAGTATATTCATACCTCCCGGAAATCCAGAGGAGCTTACGAAATCGATTCAGAAGATGGCGAGCAATCCAAGTCGTCTCGCTTCGATGGGTGACTGTGCAAGAGAAACGGCAGAAGAGTATTTCTCCTTACGTTCACGGATAGACCGTCTCGAGGATTGCTACAGGTCACTCAGCTCAAGATGA
- a CDS encoding glycosyltransferase family 4 protein, whose amino-acid sequence MADICLVNGVFPPDEFGGAENYVHRVAVALQERGHDVLILTTTSERSRESLTPIKDSYKGVPVYRFYPLNHSHRSDSTGENVLAKALWHQLDTVNPHAKRVVSKFLEKHQPDVVHTNNFMGITASAGKAISESDARYVHTLHDYSLICPKSNLLRDRTAPEGELRVCEDPPTPCLLYAGVKRKMIGEPDIVIGPSQHVVDVHREHGFFTGIESACIPHGIEEVADEPGDESLGPSVLYAGKHLRAKGLETLFDAARNLPEVTFHLCGTGPFDDRSEEVASTLSNVEYHGFVSDERLRELRRSVSAAVVPSIWMENSPLVIYESFAEGLPVIGADVGGIPELVDETRGRLFSSGDADELVSQIREITGEETILLRQNTLSWAGKHSLQKHINSIENHYEV is encoded by the coding sequence ATGGCAGATATCTGTCTGGTGAATGGTGTATTTCCACCAGACGAGTTTGGTGGTGCAGAAAACTACGTACATCGTGTAGCTGTGGCTCTCCAAGAGAGAGGACATGATGTCTTGATTTTAACAACGACTAGTGAGCGTAGTCGTGAGTCTCTCACACCAATCAAAGACTCATACAAAGGTGTTCCAGTCTACCGATTTTATCCGCTTAATCATTCCCATCGTAGTGATAGTACTGGTGAAAATGTCCTTGCTAAAGCACTCTGGCACCAATTAGACACGGTGAACCCACATGCAAAAAGGGTAGTGTCGAAGTTTTTAGAGAAACATCAGCCGGACGTTGTCCACACGAACAACTTCATGGGGATTACTGCATCAGCTGGCAAAGCTATCTCGGAGTCTGACGCTCGATATGTTCACACACTCCATGACTACAGCCTCATCTGTCCGAAGAGCAATCTACTGAGAGATCGAACTGCCCCAGAAGGGGAATTGCGAGTTTGTGAAGATCCACCCACTCCATGTCTGCTATATGCTGGTGTAAAACGGAAGATGATTGGTGAGCCTGACATAGTCATCGGGCCAAGTCAACATGTTGTTGATGTCCATCGTGAACATGGATTCTTTACAGGAATTGAGTCCGCTTGTATCCCGCACGGTATTGAAGAAGTTGCAGATGAGCCAGGAGACGAATCATTAGGTCCATCCGTTCTCTATGCAGGGAAGCATCTCCGAGCAAAAGGACTTGAAACGTTATTCGACGCCGCTAGGAACCTACCCGAAGTTACCTTCCATCTCTGTGGAACCGGACCATTCGATGACCGGTCTGAGGAAGTAGCGTCTACCCTTTCAAACGTGGAATACCACGGCTTTGTGTCAGATGAGCGGTTGCGTGAACTACGACGTTCGGTATCGGCTGCTGTCGTCCCATCGATTTGGATGGAAAATTCCCCATTAGTAATCTATGAGAGCTTTGCAGAGGGACTTCCAGTCATTGGAGCAGATGTTGGTGGAATTCCCGAACTCGTAGATGAAACTCGTGGCCGACTGTTTTCGTCTGGGGACGCCGATGAATTGGTAAGTCAGATTAGAGAAATAACGGGAGAAGAGACAATTCTACTTCGGCAGAATACATTATCTTGGGCAGGCAAGCATTCCCTGCAAAAGCATATCAATTCAATTGAAAACCACTACGAAGTCTGA
- a CDS encoding sulfatase-like hydrolase/transferase, translated as MSMLRERLDPQSLLNIIPSPIEKAALNGYYRYISLKADQEHTSIGERFSTHEGATDHVLVIVLDALRPDFVPDLDFEFTRAVAAGTWTFPSVTSLQTGLYPHEHESVAHTHPDDDQYVMPEQAIPDYTISSVLESAGYETYGGFAFMTPFLASRGWYQKHRVYQDTRAEQVISDFQAWRNGRDQTFGYLHLGDLHAPIEPPAEYVERYNVDTSIRDLERLVRYTDDFDGSEECEKFREERLKLYAAALAYVEDVLEPFLEEVSQDTTIVITGDHGEAHWEHFEVDQQFTDSRPNYGVGHGGTPFDMTARVPLSFFKPTGSLTPEGGHPSLCDVPAAICKHVLNESPFGKEDWSVPIPDSRTVFCEATRYGAERKAAYRGTDKVIHGETDEVTLAATVKSEGGEIFNQISVSSQHTSELVQSLPDYWEDGNISHDTDRMVEDQLSALGYK; from the coding sequence ATGAGTATGCTGAGGGAGCGACTTGATCCACAATCATTGCTAAATATCATTCCATCACCGATTGAGAAAGCTGCGTTAAACGGGTATTATCGATATATTTCATTGAAAGCCGACCAAGAACACACATCTATTGGTGAACGATTTAGCACTCATGAAGGGGCAACAGACCACGTCCTTGTTATCGTTCTTGACGCGCTTCGTCCAGATTTCGTACCGGACCTAGATTTTGAGTTTACACGCGCGGTAGCTGCTGGGACTTGGACATTCCCATCTGTCACGAGCCTACAAACGGGTCTGTATCCTCATGAACATGAATCAGTCGCACATACACATCCAGATGATGACCAGTATGTAATGCCGGAACAAGCAATTCCAGATTATACAATCTCATCTGTCTTAGAGTCTGCAGGTTACGAAACATACGGTGGCTTTGCGTTTATGACTCCGTTCTTAGCGTCGCGTGGATGGTATCAAAAACACCGTGTATATCAGGACACACGTGCCGAGCAGGTTATTTCTGACTTTCAAGCCTGGAGAAACGGTCGTGATCAGACATTTGGGTATCTTCACTTAGGTGATCTACATGCGCCAATTGAGCCACCTGCGGAATATGTGGAACGATATAACGTTGACACATCGATAAGAGACTTAGAGCGATTAGTTCGATACACAGATGATTTTGATGGTTCAGAAGAATGTGAAAAGTTCCGTGAAGAACGACTGAAACTGTATGCCGCTGCACTTGCGTACGTTGAGGACGTGCTTGAGCCGTTTTTAGAAGAAGTGTCTCAAGATACGACGATTGTGATAACTGGAGACCACGGTGAAGCCCACTGGGAACACTTCGAGGTCGACCAGCAATTTACTGATTCTCGGCCGAACTATGGCGTTGGGCATGGTGGAACGCCATTTGATATGACTGCAAGAGTTCCACTTTCCTTCTTCAAGCCAACTGGCTCGCTAACCCCAGAAGGTGGACATCCAAGTTTATGTGACGTACCAGCGGCGATTTGCAAGCACGTGCTGAATGAGAGTCCTTTCGGAAAAGAAGACTGGAGCGTTCCAATCCCAGACTCTCGAACGGTATTCTGTGAAGCCACTCGGTATGGTGCCGAGCGGAAAGCAGCGTACAGAGGTACTGACAAGGTAATCCATGGTGAGACAGATGAGGTCACATTGGCGGCCACCGTCAAATCGGAGGGTGGTGAGATCTTTAATCAAATCTCTGTTTCTAGTCAACACACTTCCGAACTAGTTCAGTCACTCCCCGACTACTGGGAAGATGGGAATATTTCGCATGATACGGACAGAATGGTTGAAGATCAACTCTCTGCGTTGGGATACAAGTAG
- a CDS encoding sulfatase produces MGSPHVFLLTVDCLRADRVGCYGYEKDTTPNIDKLASDGVTYTRCYSTGPRTNESFPGIVSSGLSTDCAFAGDRWHRVPPKPTIASWLSENGYDTGARLSNPQLAANKQYDHGFDSFENLAVGTVGWGVSESEENEEQDGNGNINTFFKNIGSKIHDIRSNLRESSAFSRWGFYIPLFCSYREYQRRTGWPIVDGATIRREIINITPDSTTGLNPIFRWAHFNDIHAPIHPDRVNQSKLDSIPVYRQYLSDIERIRQVESKGYERMYDSMVRYVDQQIGHVMSEIKNSGLWEDSIIIVTSDHGEALFDRGVHGHASGQDRYLHDKSRDYMYDELLNVPLIVGGGATEHNATITAPVSTAWINEIIAQLADLPKGEFVRSSGDSDLLSGQIEEVVLSDALTENGHTFSGIFGDFKLVTKSLSPEDDILENSYLFKLADDPNELRPLDHDSVPPQIEKAIRGNIRDISDLSEIDHAEQVSDQAKELLSQLGYTE; encoded by the coding sequence ATGGGTTCACCACATGTCTTTTTACTGACCGTCGACTGTCTTCGTGCCGATCGTGTAGGTTGTTATGGATATGAAAAAGACACCACACCAAACATTGACAAATTGGCTAGTGATGGTGTTACGTATACTCGTTGTTACTCAACTGGTCCTCGAACAAACGAAAGTTTCCCTGGAATCGTTTCAAGTGGACTCTCTACAGACTGTGCATTTGCTGGAGATCGGTGGCACAGAGTCCCCCCAAAGCCTACAATTGCTTCTTGGTTATCTGAAAATGGATACGATACGGGTGCTAGGCTCTCGAACCCGCAATTGGCAGCTAATAAACAATATGATCATGGTTTTGATTCGTTTGAAAACTTGGCTGTTGGGACTGTTGGTTGGGGTGTTTCAGAATCTGAAGAGAACGAAGAACAAGACGGAAATGGGAACATAAATACATTTTTCAAAAATATTGGCTCAAAAATCCACGATATTAGATCAAACCTTCGAGAATCATCTGCGTTCTCTAGATGGGGATTCTATATTCCATTATTCTGTTCGTACCGAGAATACCAAAGACGAACTGGGTGGCCGATCGTTGATGGTGCAACGATTCGGCGTGAGATAATCAACATTACACCAGACTCGACAACAGGCTTAAATCCAATATTCCGGTGGGCTCATTTTAATGACATTCATGCACCAATTCACCCAGATAGAGTGAATCAATCTAAACTAGATTCAATTCCAGTCTATAGACAATACCTTTCAGACATTGAACGTATTCGGCAAGTTGAGTCAAAGGGATATGAACGAATGTATGACTCAATGGTTCGATATGTTGACCAGCAAATCGGACATGTTATGTCTGAAATTAAGAATAGTGGACTTTGGGAAGATTCAATCATCATTGTCACTTCTGACCATGGTGAAGCACTATTTGACCGGGGAGTACATGGTCATGCATCTGGTCAAGACCGGTATCTACATGATAAATCTCGAGACTATATGTATGATGAGTTACTGAATGTACCGCTTATTGTTGGTGGGGGTGCTACAGAGCATAATGCTACAATCACGGCCCCAGTCTCTACTGCATGGATTAATGAGATTATTGCACAATTAGCTGACCTTCCCAAGGGAGAGTTCGTTAGGAGCTCAGGAGATTCAGACTTATTATCAGGACAAATTGAAGAGGTAGTACTGTCAGATGCGTTGACTGAAAACGGGCATACTTTTTCTGGTATTTTTGGAGATTTTAAGTTGGTGACAAAATCTCTCTCCCCGGAAGATGATATTCTAGAAAACTCATACCTATTTAAATTAGCTGACGATCCGAATGAGTTACGCCCGCTAGATCATGACTCAGTACCACCTCAAATTGAAAAAGCAATTAGAGGCAACATTCGAGACATCTCTGATCTATCTGAAATCGACCACGCCGAGCAGGTGAGTGACCAAGCAAAAGAGTTGTTGTCTCAATTGGGATATACCGAGTGA